CATCACCAGCCAGCCGGGGGCGCCCCAGCCCAGGCAGAGCAGGCCGAGCAGGCCCGGCGCGACGGTGTAGCACAGGCCCGTGCCGATGCCGAACACGCCGGAGTACTGTCCCTGCGCGTGCGCGGGGGCCAGCCGGAACCGCAGCTCCAGCGACCCGGCCGCGTGCCACAGCGAGCCCGTGGTGTGGACGGCGACGCCCGCCGCCACGACCGCCGCGGCAGCCCAGCCCGGCAGGCCCGGGGCCGTCGCGATGACCGCCATGCCGACCAGGAACGCCAGCCCGGCGCGCCGGGTGGCCCGGCCGGCGATCGGGCCCCCGCTGATCCCGCGACTGGTCCGGACCTGGAGGAGGACCACCATCACGGTGTTGACGGCGAGCGCGACGCCGGTGAACCAGCGCGGCGCGTGGGTGTGCAGGACCACCCACAGCGGCAGCGCGTAGGTCACCACCTCGCCCTGGATCCACAGGACGCCGTCCAGCACGACGAACGCCATGTACGGCTTGTCCCTGAGCGCGAGCCACCGGTTCGACCCGGTCGCCCCGGGCAGCGGTTCCAGCCCGGGCAGCCCGAACATGACGGCCGCGCAGCCGACGAAGGTCAGGGCGTTGGCGACGATCAGCGCGCGGTAGGCGGAGCCGGAGTCGAGCTGGATCACCACACCGGCGGCCAGCGCGCCGAAGGTGCTGGCCAGGAAGGCGGTCGAGCGCAGGTAGGAACGGAACTGCGGCACCTCGTCGCCGCCGAACCGGCGGATCATCGGGCCGCGCGCCGCACCCCCCGAGGCACCGGCCAGGTCGGTCACCGCCATGGACACCACGAACGCCGCGAACGAGTGGGCCCACAGCAGCGACAGCATCGAGACGGCCTGGACCAGCAGGGTCACCAGGAAGACGCCGCGCGGGCCGCGGCGGTCGGCGAGGTGCCCGACGGGCGGGCCGGCGAGCAGCCCGACCACCCCGGCGGCCCCGAGGGCGAGGCCGACCTGCCCGATCGGCAGGCCGATCACCCGCAGGGCGTACAGCGGCGCCGTCGCCAGGAAGGCCGCGGTGCCGAGCTGGTTGACGAAGCCCCCGAGGGCCAGCCTGCGCCGGGGGCCGGGCTCCGGGAGCAGCCCCCGCCGCACCGGCCGGGGGCGCCGGTCCGGGGCGGTGTCCTCCCGATGGCCGTCGGGGGGCCGGATGCCGGTCTGACTCACGCGGTGCTCCTGGAGGTCGATCACGATGGGGTGGGCCGAAGGCGCGTCCTCCATGCTCGCCGGGTTTTTGATTCGGCATCAAACCTTTTCGGAAATCGGGGCGGGCCGGGGTGGAAGAGGGCGGGCGGGGCGGGCCCGCGGGGGACGGAAGGACGGGAGTCGGGAAAGCGCCTAGGGTTTTTTGTAGGGGTTTCTCCCCGTCTGCGGGCAGGCGCGGTACCGGCCGGGTGCTCCCCGGCGGTCCGGTGCCCGCAGCACCCATCCGCTCCGCCGGCGGACCGGCCGCGCCCGGCCGCCCGCACCGGGTTCGCCCGGGACAGCACACAGGAGGCCGTCATGGTCGATCCGGGAAACGTCCGCTCCCCCGGGAGCCCGTCGCAGTCCCAGCCGGGCGGCTCCCGCCCCGGCGCGGACGCGGCGCCCGAGGGCAAGGGGAAGACGAGCGTCGCCGACGGCGTCGTCGCGAAGATAGCCGGTACGGCCGCGCGCGAGGTCGCGGGCGTCCACACGCTGGGGGCCGGGATGTCCCGGGCCCTGGGCGCGGTGCGTGACCGCGTCCCGGGCGGTGGGGGCAGCAGCGTCACTCGCGGGGTGAAGGTCGAGGTGGGCGAGCGCCAGGCCGCCGTCGACCTGGAGGTCGTCGTCGAGTACGGCGTGCCGGTGCCCGAGGTCGCGAAGGACGTGCGGGCGAGCGTCATCGAGGCGGTGGAGCGCCTGGTCGGCCTGGAGGTCGTCGAGGTGAACATCGCGGTCAAGGACGTCCACCTCCCCGGCGAGAAGGACGAGGACGACGAGGACGACGAGGGCGGCGCCGAGAGCCGCGAGGCCACCGGCCCCCGGCGGGTGGCCTGAGCGGCGCCGCCGCCGTCCGGGCGGTTCACCGCCCGGACGGGTCCTCCGGGACGGGCAGGTCCTCCAGCGCGGGCAGCAGCTTGTCCAGCGTGACGGGCAGGTCGCGCACCCGCGCGCCGCAGGCGTGCCACACGGCGTTCGACACCGCGGCGGCCGTGCCGACGATGCCGATCTCCCCGATGCCCTTGGTGCCCATCGCGTTGACGTGGGGGTCGTGTTCGTCGAGCCAGTGCGCCTCGACCTCGGTGACGTCCGCGTTGGCCGTGATGTGGTAGTCGGCGAGGTCGTGGTTGACGACGTGGCCGGTCCGGGGGTCGAGGACGCCGTTCTCGTGCAGCGCCATGGACAGTCCCATGGTCATCCCGCCGACGAACTGCGAGCGCGCCGTGCGCGGGTTGACGATCCGGCCGACGGCGAAGACGCCCAGCAGGCGCGGCACCCGGATCTCCCCGGTGTCCAGGTGGACCCGGGCCTCGGCGAACTGGGCGCCGAAGGCGTGCATCGCCCAACGGTCGTCCACCGGCCGGACGGAGCCGGACGCCTCGGCCCGGTCCGGCGGCTCGGCCCCGTACCTGGCGCGGAAGGTGCGGGCGGCCTCGACCACGGCCGAGCCCCAGGTCGACGTGCCCGAGGAGCCGCCCGCCACCGTCGCCACCGGGTGGTCGGTGTCGCCGATCCGGACCTCGACCCGCTCGACCGGGGCACCGAGCGCGTCCGCGGCGATCTGCGCCAGCGTGGTCCAGGTGCCGGTGCCCAGGTCGGCCGCGCCGATCTCGGCGACGTACCGGTCGCCCTCCCGCCGGATCACCGCCGTCGACTCCGGCATCCGGTGCACCGGGTAGGTGGAGGCGGCGACGCCGGTGCCGACCAGCCAGTCGCCGCGGCGGCGCACGCCGGGCCGCGGGTCGCGCCCGCTCCAGCCGAAGCGCGCCGCGCCCTCGCGCAGGCAGCCGACGAGGTTGCGGCTGGAGAAGGGCTTGCCGGTCTCCGGGTCGGTGGCGGGTTCGTTGCGGATCCGCAGCTCGACCGGGTCGAGGCCGAGGCGTTCGGCGAGTTCGTCCATCGCCACCTCCGGCCCGAACATCCCGGGGCACACCCCGGGAGCGCGCATCCAGGACGGCACGGGGACGTCGAGGGCGGCGAGGCGGTGGGTGGTGCGCCGGTTGGCGACGGCGTACATCATCCGGGAGGGCACGCCGGTCTGCTCGGCGAACTCCTTGATCCGCGAGGTCTGTTCGACGACGTCGACCGCGAGGGCGGTCAGCGTGCCGTCGGCTTCGGCGGCGAGGACGCAGTGCTGGATGGTGGGGGTGCGGTAGCCGGCGAGGGAGAACATCTGCTGCCGGGTCAGCGCCAGCCGGACCGGCCGGCCGGGGACGGCGCGCGCGGCCATCGCGGCGAGCACCACGTTGACGTGCGGGGTGCCCTTCGACCCGAAGCCGCCGCCGACGTACGGGCTGACGACCCGGACCTTCGCCTCGTCGAGGCCGAACACCGACGCCACGACGCTCCGGGCGGGGTGGACGCCCTGGGTGGAGTCCCACAGGGTGAGGAAGCCGGTGCCGGGTTCCCACCGGGCGGTGGTGGCGTGCGGCTCCATCGGGTTGTTGTGGTACGTCGCGGTGGTGTACGTCTGCTCGACCACCGCCGCCGCGGTGGCGGTGGCGGCCGCGACGTCGCCCTCGACGGTGTCGGTGGGGAAGTCCGGGTTGACCCGCTCGGGCGCGTACAGGTCGTCGCGGTCGGCCCGCAGCCCGCTGTCGTGCACCGCCCGCGCGTAGGCCACCCGGACGAGGGCGGCGGCGTGCCGGGCCGTCTCGGAGCTGTCGGCGACGACCAGGGCGACGACCTGGCCGCGGAAGGCGACCTCGTCGCCCTGGAGGGCCGCCAGCTCCCGGTCCTCGGTGGAGGCCAGGCGTTCCGCGGTGGCGGGGGTGAGCACCGCGAGCACGCCGTCGAGCGCCTCGGCGGCGGCGGTGTCCAGCGCGGTGACGCGCCCCCGGGCGACGGTGGCCTGGACGGGGTGCGCGTAGGCGGCGTTCTCCACCGGCGTCTCGTACGCGTAGACGGCGGTGCCGCGCACCTTGGCCGCGCCGTCCCGGCGGGGCAGGTCCAGGCCGATGGCGACGGGTGCGTCGATGAACGTCATCGGGCGTCCTCCCGGACGAGTCCGCGCAGGGTGGCGGCGAGGGTGCGGCGCAGCAGCGGGATCTTGAAGGCGTTGCCGCCGTCCGGCCCGTCGACCGGGCGGGCGTCGGCGAGTTCGGCGTCCGCGGCGGCGCGGTAGGTCTCCTCCGTGGCCGGGGCGCCGCGCAGCACCCGCTCGGCCCGGCGCGCGCGCCACGGCACGTGGGCCACGCCGCCGAACGCGACCCGCGCGTCCGTGATCACCCCGTCCCGCACCTCCACCGCCGCGGCGACGCTGACCAGGGCGAACGCGTACGAGGCCCGGTCGCGCACCTTGCGGTAGGCCGAGCGGCGGGCGAGGGGTCGGGCCGGCAGGTCGATCGCGGTGATCAGGTCGCCGTGTTCGAGCACCGTGTCCCGTTCGGGGGTGTCGGCGGGCAGCCGGTGCAGGTCGACGAAGGGGATCGTGCGCTCGCCGTCCGGCCCCAGCACCCGCACCCGGGCGTCGAGGGCGGCCATCGCCACGGCCATGTCGGAGGGGTGGACCGCGAGGCAGTGCTCGGAGGCGCCGAGGACGGCGTGGTGGCGGGTCCAGCCGCCGACGGCGGAGCAGCCCGAGCCGGGCTCCCGCTTGTTGCACGCCGTCGTGACGTCCTGGAAGTAGACGCACCGGGTGCGCTGCAGCGGGTTGCCGCCGGTGGTGGCCATGTTGCGCAACTGGCCCGACGCGCCCGACAGCAGGGCCTGGGACAGCACGGGGAACCGCTCGCGCACCCGCCGGTCGGCCGCGAGTTCGCTGTTGCGGACGCCCGCGCCGATCCGGAGGTCTCCCCCGTCGAGGTCCTCGATCCCGGCGGGCAGCAGGTCGGCGACGTGGACGACCAGGTCGGGGGCGACGACGCCGAGCTTGAGGTGGTCGACCAGGTTCGTCCCGCCGCCGAGGAACACCGCGGCCGGGTTCCCGGCGACGCTGCGGACGGCCGCCGCCGCGTCGACCGGGCTCCGGTAGTCGAAGGGTTTCACCCGGCCACCTCCGCACCCGGCGCCGCCGTGCCGGACGCCGCCGCACCCGGCGCCACTGCACCCGACGCCACCGCACCCGACGCCGCTGCGGCCTGCCGGACGGCGGGCACGATGTTGACGTAGGCCCCGCAGCGGCACAGGTTGCCGCTCATCCGCTCGGCCACCTCGGCGCGGTCCAGCCGCGGCGGCCGGGTGCCCTCGGTGACGGCGCTCGGCCAGCCCCGCGCGAACTCGTCGAGCATCCCGACCGCGGAGACCACCTGCCCCGGGGTGCAGTAGCCGCACTGGAACGCGTCGCAGTCGATGAACGCCTGCTGCACCGGGTGCAGTGCGTCGTCGGCGCACCGCCCGCCGCCGTCCCGCTCCCGGGCGGCGAGCCCCTCGGCGGTGACGACCCGGGCGCCGTCCTGGGTGACCGCCAGGGTGAGGCAGCTCAGCACCCGCCGGCCGCCGGAGAGCACCGTGCACGCGCCGCACTGCCCGTGGTCGCAGCCCTTCTTCGGGCTCGTCACCCCCAGCCGCTCGCGCAGCGCGTCGAGCAGGGTGGTACGGGTGTCGACGCTCAGCCGGCGTGGGGTTCCGTCGACGTGGACGGTGATCTCGCTCATCACCGCACGAGGGTTCCCGGCGCCGGTTCCACTCACACGGTCCCCGGCCGGACTCACCCGGGCGGGTGCCGGTCGCCGCCGACGGGGCCCGGCCCCGGAGCAGTCTCCGGGTCAGTCCCCTGATCAGTCCCCGGGTCAGTCCTCGATGCGGACCAGGGCGAGCGTGACGTTGTCCGGGCCGCCGGCCCGGATCGCGGCGCGCCACAGGTCGACCAGGGCGCGCTGGTCGTCGCCCTGCGGGTCGCCGTCGGCCTCCGCCTCGGCCTCGGTGAGCAGGGCGGCGAGGTCCTCCGGGGCGACCGGGTCGGTGAGGCCGTCGGTGCACAGCAGGTAGCGGGCGCCGGGTTCGACGGGCAGCCGAACCAGGTGGGGGTGGAGGTCCTCGGGGGCGGTGGGGCCGCCGAGGGTGCTGGTGACCAGGTGGCTGGTGCGCCGGCCGGGGGCGGGCGGCGGGCTGTCGTCGGTGCTGAGCAGGCGCAGGCCGAGGCCGTCGCCGCGGTCGGGGGTGATCGCGTAGACCTGGCTGTCGCCGACGTTGAACACCAGGACGTGATCGGCGCCGAACGCGGCCCCGGCGACGGTGGTGGCCATCCCGGCCAGGCCGGGGTCGGCGTCGGCGGCCGCGTGCAGGACGGCGTGGCAGGCCCGCAGTTCGTCGGTGACCTCCCGCTCGGTGCGCAGCCGCGGCCCGGCCGCCGCGAGGTGACGGGCGGTCAGCGCGGAGGCGACGTCACCGGCCGGGTGCCCGCCGAGGCCGTCGGCGACGGCGACCACCACCGGGGTGTCGCCGAGCGGGAAGACCATCGACTGCGGGCTGTCGGTGGAGGCGGCGCACAGCGTCCACGGCCCCAGGACGAGACTGTCCTCGTTGTGGTCCC
The window above is part of the Kitasatospora sp. NA04385 genome. Proteins encoded here:
- a CDS encoding MFS transporter: MSQTGIRPPDGHREDTAPDRRPRPVRRGLLPEPGPRRRLALGGFVNQLGTAAFLATAPLYALRVIGLPIGQVGLALGAAGVVGLLAGPPVGHLADRRGPRGVFLVTLLVQAVSMLSLLWAHSFAAFVVSMAVTDLAGASGGAARGPMIRRFGGDEVPQFRSYLRSTAFLASTFGALAAGVVIQLDSGSAYRALIVANALTFVGCAAVMFGLPGLEPLPGATGSNRWLALRDKPYMAFVVLDGVLWIQGEVVTYALPLWVVLHTHAPRWFTGVALAVNTVMVVLLQVRTSRGISGGPIAGRATRRAGLAFLVGMAVIATAPGLPGWAAAAVVAAGVAVHTTGSLWHAAGSLELRFRLAPAHAQGQYSGVFGIGTGLCYTVAPGLLGLLCLGWGAPGWLVMGGVFVAAGLAMPFVVRWAGRSRELGA
- a CDS encoding xanthine dehydrogenase family protein subunit M, whose protein sequence is MKPFDYRSPVDAAAAVRSVAGNPAAVFLGGGTNLVDHLKLGVVAPDLVVHVADLLPAGIEDLDGGDLRIGAGVRNSELAADRRVRERFPVLSQALLSGASGQLRNMATTGGNPLQRTRCVYFQDVTTACNKREPGSGCSAVGGWTRHHAVLGASEHCLAVHPSDMAVAMAALDARVRVLGPDGERTIPFVDLHRLPADTPERDTVLEHGDLITAIDLPARPLARRSAYRKVRDRASYAFALVSVAAAVEVRDGVITDARVAFGGVAHVPWRARRAERVLRGAPATEETYRAAADAELADARPVDGPDGGNAFKIPLLRRTLAATLRGLVREDAR
- a CDS encoding Asp23/Gls24 family envelope stress response protein gives rise to the protein MVDPGNVRSPGSPSQSQPGGSRPGADAAPEGKGKTSVADGVVAKIAGTAAREVAGVHTLGAGMSRALGAVRDRVPGGGGSSVTRGVKVEVGERQAAVDLEVVVEYGVPVPEVAKDVRASVIEAVERLVGLEVVEVNIAVKDVHLPGEKDEDDEDDEGGAESREATGPRRVA
- a CDS encoding xanthine dehydrogenase family protein molybdopterin-binding subunit, with the translated sequence MTFIDAPVAIGLDLPRRDGAAKVRGTAVYAYETPVENAAYAHPVQATVARGRVTALDTAAAEALDGVLAVLTPATAERLASTEDRELAALQGDEVAFRGQVVALVVADSSETARHAAALVRVAYARAVHDSGLRADRDDLYAPERVNPDFPTDTVEGDVAAATATAAAVVEQTYTTATYHNNPMEPHATTARWEPGTGFLTLWDSTQGVHPARSVVASVFGLDEAKVRVVSPYVGGGFGSKGTPHVNVVLAAMAARAVPGRPVRLALTRQQMFSLAGYRTPTIQHCVLAAEADGTLTALAVDVVEQTSRIKEFAEQTGVPSRMMYAVANRRTTHRLAALDVPVPSWMRAPGVCPGMFGPEVAMDELAERLGLDPVELRIRNEPATDPETGKPFSSRNLVGCLREGAARFGWSGRDPRPGVRRRGDWLVGTGVAASTYPVHRMPESTAVIRREGDRYVAEIGAADLGTGTWTTLAQIAADALGAPVERVEVRIGDTDHPVATVAGGSSGTSTWGSAVVEAARTFRARYGAEPPDRAEASGSVRPVDDRWAMHAFGAQFAEARVHLDTGEIRVPRLLGVFAVGRIVNPRTARSQFVGGMTMGLSMALHENGVLDPRTGHVVNHDLADYHITANADVTEVEAHWLDEHDPHVNAMGTKGIGEIGIVGTAAAVSNAVWHACGARVRDLPVTLDKLLPALEDLPVPEDPSGR
- a CDS encoding (2Fe-2S)-binding protein — encoded protein: MMSEITVHVDGTPRRLSVDTRTTLLDALRERLGVTSPKKGCDHGQCGACTVLSGGRRVLSCLTLAVTQDGARVVTAEGLAARERDGGGRCADDALHPVQQAFIDCDAFQCGYCTPGQVVSAVGMLDEFARGWPSAVTEGTRPPRLDRAEVAERMSGNLCRCGAYVNIVPAVRQAAAASGAVASGAVAPGAAASGTAAPGAEVAG
- a CDS encoding PP2C family serine/threonine-protein phosphatase translates to MPYVVVSALSHDGVVRDHNEDSLVLGPWTLCAASTDSPQSMVFPLGDTPVVVAVADGLGGHPAGDVASALTARHLAAAGPRLRTEREVTDELRACHAVLHAAADADPGLAGMATTVAGAAFGADHVLVFNVGDSQVYAITPDRGDGLGLRLLSTDDSPPPAPGRRTSHLVTSTLGGPTAPEDLHPHLVRLPVEPGARYLLCTDGLTDPVAPEDLAALLTEAEAEADGDPQGDDQRALVDLWRAAIRAGGPDNVTLALVRIED